Proteins from a genomic interval of Heteronotia binoei isolate CCM8104 ecotype False Entrance Well chromosome 5, APGP_CSIRO_Hbin_v1, whole genome shotgun sequence:
- the LOC132571157 gene encoding zinc finger protein 420-like, producing the protein MAGELQGLLENTEEEDSEGNLREPDGIRRKEGNNTEEKRNKLIPFHEIPVQEESRTENKGNKGPCSNQRIQCREKENERVAFGKIFVQKMNIVSQEQIPSGEKPYNCSECGKSFSCQTALILHQRIHSGGDQENQEDEELHESPLRKTKCADLKGSFRNQGRPKKQRGIHLVQMMDQPTVCQGQDFHEIIHLAEKLYKCLKCELEFSDQTQYNSHLQKHNGKNIPKCLWCGKSFSCRPELLRHQRIHTIGKRYSCSSCSRNFSHKANLIHHQRIHSEEEPFTGSRNIRRFSDERKGSVHFPKHNRMKSYKCFQCGQCFRSKSQLLVHQRTHTGEKPFECSECGKKFSQSGNLQQHLRTHTGEKPFECSECGKKFNQSCHLLQHQRTHTGEKPFKCLECGKSFNWSVNLQRHQRIHTGEKPFACSECGKSFKWRVSLQRHQRIHICEKPFECSQCRKKFMHGCDLQWHERIHTGEKLFECSDCGKKFSRSFNLQQHLRTHTGEKHFECSNCGKRFIQRCNLQRHRRTHTGEKPFECSVCGKRFIQSCHLQRHQRTHTGEKPFECSECGKSFNWNFALQRHQRIHTGEKPFECSECGKRFIQSFALQRHQRIHTGEKPFECSECGRRFNWGGSLQRHQRTHTGKKPFECLECGKRFKQSCNLQRHQRTHTGEKPLNAPSIERNSVRVSILKNIKESTREKHFACLECGKKFSQSFHLQQHQRTHTGGKSFDCSDCGEKFSQSFHLQEHLRIHTGEKPFQCSQCGKKFNRSCYLQRHERTHTGEKPFECSECGKSFKWRFHLQRHQRIHTGEKPFECSECGKKFNQSGHLLQHQRIHTGEKPFECSECPKSFSHRFCLQQHQRTHMRRNLIAAKPLTRAHLRFHTLTATVESTEVKP; encoded by the exons ATGGCTGGAGAATTACAGGGATTATTGGAAAACACTGAGGAGGAAGACTCTGAAGGGAACTTGAGGGAGCCAGACGGAatcaggaggaaggagggaaataaCACCGAAGAGAAGAGAAATAAACTCATTCCTTTCCATGAAATCCCAGTCCAAGAAGAAAGTCGAACTGAAAACAAAGGGAACAAAGGCCCCTGTTCTAATCAGAGAATCCAgtgcagggaaaaagaaaatgaaagggTGGCTTTTGGAAAAATCTTTGTTCAGAAAATGAACATTGTTTCCCAGGAACAAATTCCctcaggagagaaaccatataactgctctgagtgtggaaagagcttcagttGTCAAACAGCCCTTATTTTACACCAAAGGATTCACTCAG GGGGTGATCAGGAGAATCAGGAAGATGAGGAACTGCATGAGTCACCATTGCGCAAAACCAAATGTGCAGACTTGAAAGGAAGCTTCAGGAATCAAGGCAGACCCAAGAAGCAGAGAGGAATCCACCTGGTTCAGATGATGGATCAACCCACTGTTTGCCAAGGACAGGATTTCCATGAAATAATTCATTTGGCAGAGAAACTGTACAAATGCTTGAAGTGTGAATTGGAATTCTCAGATCAAACTCAATATAATAGCCATTTGCAAAAACACAATGGAAAGAATATCCCTAAATGTTTGtggtgtggaaagagcttcagttGTAGACCAGAGCTTCTTagacatcaaagaatccacacaataGGGAAACGGTATAGCTGCTCAtcctgtagcaggaacttctcccATAAAGCAAACCTTATTCACCACCAAAGGATTCATTCAGAAGAGGAGCCATTTACCGGCTCAAGAAACATAAGGAGATTCTCTGATGAAAGAAAAGGTagtgtacattttccaaagcataatagAATGAAGTCATATAAATGCTTTCAGTGTGGACAGTGCTTCAGATCCAAATCTcagctccttgtgcaccaaagaacccacacaggggagaaaccatttgaatgctcagagtgtggaaagaaatttagtcagagtggcaatcttcaacagcatctaagaacccacacaggggagaaacctttcgaatgttcagagtgtggaaagaaattcaatcaGAGTTGCCATCTtctacagcatcaaagaacccacacaggtgagaaaccttttaaatgcttagaATGTGGAAAAAGTTTTAACTGGAGTGTTAaccttcaacggcatcaaagaatccacactggggagaaaccttttgcatgctcagagtgtggaaagagtttcaaGTGGCGTGTcagtcttcaacggcatcaaagaatccacatatgtgagaaaccttttgaatgctcacagtgtagAAAGAAATTCATGCATGGTTGTGATCTTCAGTGGCATGAAAGAATCCACACTGGGGaaaaactttttgaatgctcagactgtggaaagaaattcagcaggagtttcaatcttcaacagcatctaagaactcacacaggggagaagcattttgaatgctcaaattgtggaaagagattcatccAGCGTTGCAATCTTCAACGGCATcgaagaacccacactggggaaaaaccttttgaatgctcagtgtgtggaaagcgATTCATCCAGAgttgccatcttcaaaggcatcaaagaacccacacaggggagaaaccatttgaatgttcagagtgtggaaaaagctttaACTGGAATTTTGCTCTTCAGCGACATCAAAGAATTCATACCggtgaaaaaccttttgaatgttcagagtgtggaaagagattcattcagagttttgctcttcaacggcatcaaagaatccacacaggtgagaaaccttttgaatgttcagagtgtggaaggagattcaactggggtggcagtcttcagcggcatcaaagaactcacacagggaaaaaaccgtttgaatgcttagagtgtggaaaaagattcaaaCAGAGTTGCAATCTTCagcggcatcaaagaacccacacaggggagaaacctttgaaTGCTCCAAGCatagaaagaaattcagtcagagtttCCATCCTCAAGAACATCAAAGAATCTACCCGAGAGAAACATTTTGCATGTttagaatgtggaaagaaattcagtcaaagtttccatctccagcagcatcaaagaacccatacTGGGGGAAAATCTTTTGATTGCTCAGATTGTGGGGAAAAATTCAGTCAGAGTTTCCATCTTCAAGAGCATCTAAGAATCCACACTGGTGAaaaaccttttcaatgctcacagtgtggaaagaaattcaacaGGAGTTGCTATCTTCAGCGACATGAAAGgacccacacaggtgagaaaccatttgaatgctctgagtgtggaaagagctttaaatGGCGTTTCCATCTTCAGCGACATCAAAGAatacacacaggggaaaaaccttttgaatgctcagagtgtggaaagaaatttaatcagagtggccatcttctacagcatcaaagaatccacacaggtgagaagccttttgaatgttcagagtgtccGAAGAGTTTTTCTCATAGATTCTGccttcagcagcatcaaagaacccacatgaGGAGAAACCTCATAGCTGCTAAGCCTCTGACCAGAGCCCATCTCAGATTTCATACATTAACGGCAACAGTAGAGTCCACAGAGGTGAAACCATAA